A genomic segment from Longimicrobium sp. encodes:
- the ligA gene encoding NAD-dependent DNA ligase LigA, whose translation MTSPVPPEAAARAAELREQIEQANHEYYALDAPTLSDQAWDRLFHELKRLEEEHPALRTPDSPTQRVGAEPASRLEKTAHLAPMLSLDNAFSPEELRAWEQRNARMAAEVTTAGYDVEPKIDGLAIALTYEDGVLTKGATRGNGTIGEDVTRNLRTIREIPLRLREGGVAIPARMEVRGEVYMPLSGFAAMNVRRAAEGQSTFANPRNAAAGAVRQLDPGVTATRPLRFFAYAVQLDPRSTERLPVDTQTELLHALRGWGLPVNPLTEHRDDLDGVLEYVTQFESTRGTLDYEVDGVVVKVEPFRLHEELGVVGGREPRWATAYKYAPDLAETTLNSIEINVGRTGALNPYAMLEPVEIGGVVVKLATLHNEEDIQRKDLRVGDRVIVKRAGEVIPQVVAAVVTEGQARGEPYTLPDHCPACGTPVERPEDEAMVYCPNSACPARIYWGLVHFVTRSAMDIRGLGEERIRLFLEQGLIRDVADVYALTPTQLLALEGFKEKSAQNLLDGIAESKERGLARVLFGLGVRHVGQHAAELLARHFGDIDRILGASVDEMVAVHGIGRTTAEALHGWAQHESNLAVVRKLRDAGVVLTEERGEAPTGEFTGYTFVITGTLPTLTRDEATEFIESRGGRVTGSVTKKTSFVVVGADAGSKAAKAQELNIPQIDEARLLTLPEELAAAAVAKAEAAAAAADAAEAAAAADAAEAAAAAGLLEPAKPKRAKKAKSIPAEGLAEDARTAGQTEG comes from the coding sequence ATGACCTCGCCCGTTCCGCCGGAGGCCGCCGCGCGCGCCGCCGAGCTCCGCGAACAGATCGAGCAAGCCAACCACGAGTACTACGCCCTGGACGCCCCCACGCTGAGCGACCAGGCGTGGGACCGGCTCTTCCACGAGCTGAAGCGGCTGGAGGAGGAGCACCCCGCCCTCCGCACGCCGGATTCGCCGACCCAGCGCGTGGGCGCGGAGCCGGCCAGCCGCCTGGAGAAGACGGCGCACCTGGCCCCCATGCTCTCGCTGGACAACGCCTTCTCCCCCGAGGAGCTGCGCGCCTGGGAGCAGCGCAACGCGCGCATGGCCGCCGAGGTCACCACGGCCGGCTACGACGTGGAGCCCAAGATCGACGGCCTGGCGATCGCGCTGACGTACGAGGACGGGGTGCTGACCAAGGGCGCCACGCGCGGCAACGGCACCATCGGCGAGGACGTCACCCGCAACCTGCGCACGATCCGCGAGATCCCGCTGCGGCTGCGCGAGGGCGGCGTCGCGATTCCGGCGCGGATGGAGGTGCGCGGGGAGGTGTACATGCCGCTCTCCGGCTTCGCGGCCATGAACGTGCGCCGCGCGGCCGAGGGGCAGAGCACCTTTGCCAACCCGCGCAACGCCGCCGCCGGCGCCGTCCGCCAGCTGGACCCCGGCGTCACCGCCACGCGCCCGCTCCGCTTCTTCGCCTACGCCGTCCAGCTCGACCCGCGCTCCACTGAGCGCCTTCCGGTCGACACGCAGACCGAGCTGCTGCACGCGTTGCGCGGGTGGGGGCTCCCGGTGAACCCGCTCACCGAGCACCGCGACGACCTGGACGGCGTGCTGGAGTACGTGACCCAGTTCGAGTCCACGCGCGGGACGCTGGACTACGAGGTGGACGGCGTGGTGGTGAAGGTGGAGCCGTTCCGCCTGCACGAGGAGCTGGGCGTGGTGGGCGGGCGCGAGCCGCGCTGGGCCACGGCGTACAAGTACGCGCCGGACCTGGCGGAGACGACGCTCAACTCGATCGAGATCAACGTCGGCCGCACGGGCGCGCTCAACCCGTACGCCATGCTGGAGCCGGTGGAGATCGGCGGTGTCGTGGTGAAGCTCGCCACGCTCCACAACGAGGAGGACATCCAGCGCAAGGACCTCCGCGTCGGCGACCGCGTGATCGTGAAGCGCGCCGGCGAGGTGATCCCCCAGGTGGTGGCCGCCGTCGTGACGGAGGGGCAGGCGCGCGGCGAGCCGTACACGCTGCCAGACCACTGCCCCGCGTGCGGCACGCCGGTGGAGCGGCCGGAGGACGAGGCGATGGTGTACTGCCCCAACTCTGCCTGCCCGGCGCGGATCTACTGGGGCCTAGTACACTTCGTCACCCGCTCGGCGATGGACATCCGCGGGCTGGGCGAGGAGCGCATCCGCCTCTTCCTGGAACAGGGCCTCATCCGCGACGTAGCGGACGTGTACGCGCTGACGCCGACCCAGCTGCTGGCGCTGGAGGGCTTCAAGGAGAAGTCCGCGCAGAACCTGCTGGACGGGATCGCGGAGTCGAAGGAGCGCGGGCTGGCGCGCGTCCTCTTCGGCTTGGGCGTCCGCCACGTGGGGCAGCACGCGGCCGAGCTGCTGGCGCGCCACTTCGGCGACATCGACCGCATCCTGGGCGCGTCGGTGGACGAGATGGTGGCGGTGCACGGCATCGGCCGCACCACCGCGGAGGCGCTGCACGGCTGGGCGCAGCACGAGTCGAATCTCGCGGTCGTCCGGAAGCTGAGGGATGCCGGCGTGGTGCTGACCGAAGAGCGCGGCGAGGCGCCGACCGGCGAGTTCACCGGCTACACATTCGTCATCACCGGCACGCTTCCCACGCTGACGCGCGACGAGGCCACGGAGTTCATCGAGAGCCGCGGCGGTCGCGTGACGGGTAGCGTCACGAAGAAGACGAGCTTCGTGGTGGTGGGCGCGGACGCCGGCTCCAAGGCCGCAAAGGCGCAGGAGCTGAACATCCCGCAGATCGACGAGGCGCGTCTCCTCACGCTTCCCGAGGAGCTCGCCGCCGCCGCCGTGGCGAAGGCCGAGGCAGCCGCCGCCGCGGCCGACGCAGCGGAAGCCGCCGCCGCGGCCGACGCAGCGGAAGCCGCCGCGGCGGCCGGTCTGTTGGAGCCGGCGAAGCCGAAGCGGGCAAAGAAGGCGAAGTCCATCCCGGCGGAAGGGCTCGCCGAGGACGCAAGGACCGCAGGACAGACCGAAGGCTGA
- the ruvX gene encoding Holliday junction resolvase RuvX encodes MPRTLALDYGERRIGVAVSDPTRTIATPLPTLQRRMGKRPPWPEIQRIIAEREVDEAVIGLPLELSGEESAWTAEVRAFGAEFERRTQLPVHWMDERMTSIIAERNVRGSGLKKSQREEKGRIDAEAAALILEGFLTLRRNQAAQQPES; translated from the coding sequence ATGCCCCGCACCCTTGCCCTGGACTACGGCGAGCGCCGCATCGGGGTCGCGGTCTCCGACCCCACGCGGACGATCGCGACGCCGCTCCCCACGCTCCAGCGGCGCATGGGGAAGCGGCCGCCGTGGCCGGAGATCCAGCGGATCATCGCGGAGCGCGAGGTGGACGAGGCGGTGATCGGGCTGCCGCTGGAGCTGAGCGGCGAGGAGAGCGCGTGGACGGCCGAGGTGCGCGCGTTCGGCGCCGAATTCGAGCGCCGAACGCAGCTCCCCGTGCACTGGATGGACGAGCGGATGACCTCCATCATCGCCGAGCGCAACGTGCGCGGCAGCGGCCTCAAGAAGAGCCAGCGCGAGGAAAAGGGGCGCATCGACGCCGAAGCCGCCGCGCTGATCCTGGAAGGCTTCCTCACCCTCCGCCGCAACCAGGCGGCCCAGCAGCCCGAATCGTGA